cacaagattttctatggattttgcaaGTTTACAGAAAAACTAAACCTAAtaaaaccctagctaaatcgCTAGGTGCACCcccagccggccggcccaggcgccgacaagcggggcccacgggccagcggGCCACCCAGCCGGGTCAAGGCGAGGCCGGCCTtgaccgcggcgtgggcgcggccaccgcgtcgcgcgcgtcgcgcggcgcgcgcgcacgcgcgtgcgcggcgacggcgagcggcggcggcgcaaagcggCGCAACGGGGCGGGGCCAGAGCGGGAAAGGAGGGGTGTGCACGGCGATGCGGAGGTGGCGGTGCGgctcaccagcggcggcgcggatgaggagcggcggcggaggagcggcacgACGGtgctaggcggcggcggaccgaggcgctcgtcgccggccctgCAGGAAGGGAGAGAGGGCCGGGTGAGTGCCAAAATCGGAGGATGACGGCGCAAGGGAGCTCCCCAAGCGAggaatcgcggcggcgctcaccggAGCCGGTGaatcggcggcgaggacggagctcggcggcggcggcaatggtggaGAGGGTTAGGGTTTAAGGCGGGGAACGGGGCAGGTCGGGCGTGGATAAGGGGAGGGGCGAGGAGAGAGTGAAGGGGCGGCACGGCACACGACGATGAACGGCACGTGGCGCGGAAGCCGAGGATGGACACCGGCGGgcgacgcgtgccgcggcgcgcgggagaaaacagagagggagggaaggaggggctgacaggtgggcccggcggggattttcattttctttttccttcttttttttttgggttgtgACATTCAAAGCGGCGGGGAGGGAGACCCTCTCGGCGCGCCGCGCTCTCGTTGTCGAGCCCGGCGGCTCGCGCTGCGCTGCGTGGCCTCCTGTTCCGGCACGGCAGAAGGCCGGCGCCAGCTGCGCCCACACGTGACTGATCACGTGTGCCGTCGGCCATCCCACTGTCAGTCAGGTCGGTGCACCCTGCCCAGCATCGATCAACGCGTGCATGACCGCCGGCCACGCTCTCACGCTACATTCCGGAGACATCCGCGCGCGCACCCCCCTGCAGTAACGCCTCGGGAACGGTGCACggtgagattcttttttcgcGCCGGCGTCAGGGCGCGCGCGAATTTCACCGGTGCCGGCCGGCAGGATTGCCGGGTGCGATGTCGCGACACGAGGGGAGCTGGCAAAGCTCCAGACCTCGCACCGTACCAGGACAAACCAAAACAAAACCGGCGGCGGATTTGAATCCTTTCTCAATGGCATGCATGAGAACGGGCCGGCGTTCTGAATCCGCCTATATAAACCCCAGTCGCCGTCCCGTTCAGCACCAGCACCAGTCTGCTTGCGAGTTGCAATACGAGCACGCGTATCCGTGCCGAACCCGCCGTGACCCGGTCTGAGAGTAGTAGATCAAGTAGAGCAGGCAGCGAGATGGCGTCGATGACCTCCCGCCGCGCGGGCGCGCccgtgctcttcttcttcctgctgCTCCTCGTCGCCTCAGGTGCGCGCACGCATGCTTTCTCCACGCTCGTCTTCTCCTCACGCGCGCCCATTGTTAGTTTGCATGTTTTCTGATTGCTCGAGACGGGGACATTATATGATGTGCAGAGATGGGGACGACGCgggtggcggaggcgcggcaCTGCGTGTCGCAGAGCCACAAGTTCGTGGGCGCCTGCATGAGGAAGAGCAACTGCGCGCACGTGTGCCAGACGGAGGGCTTCCCCTCCGGCGAGTGCAGGCACCACGGCGGCATCCTGCGCAAGTGCTTCTGCACCAAGGCCTGCTagccggcgaggcgaggcgacagCAGGGTGCAGCAGCGCCCCGGAGTTAAGCAGTGCACCGCGCGCCGCAGCCATGCGCTGGTGCATTTGATTTGCTGCAGCGTCCACGTACTCAGTCGTCGTAATCACGGTCGCCGAAGTCGCGTCTTTAGTTTCCTTGTCGTGTACCGACTTAAAGTGTACGTTTCTCATTTGTAGTGAGTTATTTCGGTTAGCTGGAATTATTCTGTCGCCGGAATAATAATAAAAGAACTTGTTGGCTTTGTGGCGTCAAAGAAGTTGTATGATCATTAATTCATTACATGTTGTGCTATCCTTGAATGCATCTTGGTTTTGTGGAGGCTGATGGATCTGTCTACCATGCATCAACTTTCCGGTAGACTAAGAGGTGTGAAATTTAGTACTTCCTCCGTCTTAGATatatgacgtttaggacaaCCCAGATCATTTTTAATTTAAATAGCTTGACCAAAATATTGTATATCAATTTAATTTATGAATTGGAGTTACCATAAAGAAGTTGATAACAGAGAGGATATGCCTGCCCGGCTTTCCCTTAGCTTGAGAGAGGGTATTATCAGGCCTAATCCTTCTTAAAAAATATTCACACGATCGACTTGTGAGCATCTTCGTTCGAGTAAGGGCAGTGGCAGAGGCAGCCCCAGCATCAAGGgggctccttcctcttcctccttttttCCCCTTTGCCTCCAATGGAGttcctaccccccccccccaccccccccccccccccccccccccccgagtcaGGGCATTGTGCCCTATCAACTGGAAGCTATATACACTAAATAAGTTTTTGCTAGGTTTTGAAAACATCTAGGTTTCATTTAGAATAAGAAAAAATAATACACGAAATGATAGCAGCAGTGTGTGCCTTAGATTTCCCGATCTCCATCACTTACAAGCCTACAACAcacacagaaaaaaaaaacaggcctGGTATGCCCGATCTCCATCCCCTTTGTTACTTATAATCTACATCGGTCTTATAGAATTCGTAtggaaaaaaaattccaaatAAAGAAATTCTATTGGAAGGAATTTGCATGTTATTCTAAGATTCTTTTTCTAGGAAACTTGATTGAAGATGTAGTTTTTACTTAGCCTTTTGAAACTATTGaaaacaagttttgttacaaAATAATTGTTTGAGtaagttgtttaattttgaAGATAAAGCTTCCGCGTTTGCCATGAATATAATATGTATATGCGACAAAAGTTTATTTGCTTACTGTTGCTCGTCTTCTTATCTGACGTGTGCGTGACCTCGATCCGCATCTTCCTGCCTGAAGGATTATTGCTCCCTTCCCATCCTCCATCTACGTCTCCAGCAGGCAGCTACCATTATCTAGCACTGCCACGCAAACCAGCTCTAGCACGAAGCTCACCCACAATCTGCCTCCACCACTGATGATCAGCATTATCGCGCGTCTTCCCCACTAATAAGCCCAATCCTCACTAGAGGGCATGCACTCGTGACAACTCAAATCCGTGACCCTAACCGGTGGTGGTGGCGAGCAGCGCCAGGatgcaagaggaggaggaagcgctGTGCGCCCACGCCAGCTGGCAGTGACGAGCAAGCGGTGTGAGTGTGACAGGTACGTGATCGATCTCCTCCAGCAGCGTACAGAATCCCGAGGCGGCGACCGACCCATTGTCTCCCGCAAATGCATTTTAATTTTCCCGACGACTGCAGCTCCAACGTCTACCATTACAGAGCGaatgaggctgtgtttagttgcaaaatttttctctccaaacttcactatttacctatcacatcaaattttttgcctcatgcatggagtactaaatgtaggtaaataaaaaaactaattgcatagttttgatgtacgttgcgagacgaatcttttgaacctagttagcctatagtaggacaatatttaccacaaataaatgaaaagtGCTACATTATACTATAATATCCGATGTGACTCTTTTTACCACTTTTTGCAGATCTAAACACACAGCCTGAGCGAGCACCACGCCGTCCACGTACCGTCTGCCGGCGCCGAGGTGATTGTCCATGGCATGGCCCGATCAGCCAGCCAGTCAGCCACCGACCAGTTGTCGTACTGTGCGGACctgaagctagctagctagcgctGTGCTCCATCCGGAGCTCGCGTCGATCCACTTGGCGGGCCACGCGTACCGCTCATGCATCTCGCTCAACACACAACACCATGTCAGGTCGGCGGTAGCTCGCGACGATCCTGCACAGCGCTGATCGAAGCGATGcgagaattaaaaaaaaaggcaaaaaaaaaaaagaaacggtCCAACGGATCGGCGCGCGTAGCCACCCCCCGTGCTCTGCACGCACCTCCTGAAAACGCCGTGTAGCGCCTACCGAGCGCCACCATATCCACGCACGCCCCCCTGCCTGCCTGCTGCCTGCATCGACGCACGCACCACACTCCAAAGACATCCACGCGCCTCTCCTCAAGAACGGTGCACAATAGTACCAAGTCTTCCTAtacttttttcttaaaaaaatactGTATCAATAATTCTTTCTTTCTACAGTACATTtccccccaaaaaaaattccCTGCGTATACTTATATTTTACTTGCACCGAGGCGTGAGTGTCGGGACACGACAAGCAAAGCTCGAACGCCGCACCGCCCTGGGGATGCGCAACCAATTGCCAAGTCTGGATTTATTTAAACAGGCGCCCCCTAATTAAACAGGCGCCACTATATAAACCCCTCCCGTCCCCGTCGCCTCCGTGCCAACCCCTCCAGTTCGAACAGTAGTACTAGCCATCAGTCACCGCTACACACGCACGCAGCCACCCCCGTGTGTGGTAGGACGATCTAGTACTACAAGTCATCAGCAGCGAAGAGATGGCTTGGACGACCTCCTCCCGCCGCGCGGTCGCCTCCGCCCTCTTCGTCGTCCTGCTGCTCCTCGCAGCCTCAGGTAAGTCATCAGCGTAGCCAAGCCAAGCGCATGCACGGACTTGCTTGCCGATGACGGCACGTGACGTGTTTTCTCTTTGGCCCGGCCGGGCCGCGCGTGCAGAGACGGGGCCGGCGCgggtggcggaggcgcggcaCTGCCTGTCGCAGAGCCACAGGTTCGTGGGCGCCTGCATGAGCTACCGGAACTGCGAGGGCGTGTGCAGGACGGAGGGCTTCCCGTGGGGCGTCTGCAGGTGGCACGGCATCGAGCGCAAGTGCTACTGCAAGAGGCTCTGCTAGGCGGGCCAGGCCCCGTTTGCTCCCATGGCCCTGCAATGAATT
This sequence is a window from Panicum virgatum strain AP13 chromosome 7K, P.virgatum_v5, whole genome shotgun sequence. Protein-coding genes within it:
- the LOC120642594 gene encoding defensin-like protein CAL1, whose product is MASMTSRRAGAPVLFFFLLLLVASEMGTTRVAEARHCVSQSHKFVGACMRKSNCAHVCQTEGFPSGECRHHGGILRKCFCTKAC
- the LOC120642595 gene encoding defensin-like protein CAL1, encoding MAWTTSSRRAVASALFVVLLLLAASETGPARVAEARHCLSQSHRFVGACMSYRNCEGVCRTEGFPWGVCRWHGIERKCYCKRLC